One Tursiops truncatus isolate mTurTru1 chromosome 3, mTurTru1.mat.Y, whole genome shotgun sequence DNA segment encodes these proteins:
- the PCDHAC1 gene encoding LOW QUALITY PROTEIN: protocadherin alpha-C1 (The sequence of the model RefSeq protein was modified relative to this genomic sequence to represent the inferred CDS: inserted 2 bases in 2 codons; deleted 1 base in 1 codon) — protein MVGWRVAVLCLWVSCGSAAGQLEYSVSEETERGVAVGNVAQDLRLSAAALSLRNFRFLSSHGEPYFEVDLASGSLVVREPADRERLCGDKAACLLTYELVLEDPLELHKIHVHVLDTNDNSLHFPAGDVQLHIPEFLXAGARFTLPNAQDANEGSNGVLSYSLSPSQPFRLDMGSARVDGSEYPELVLEKGLDQEQRAIHRLVLTSWDGGPPARSGDAQVTVVVVDTNDSAPVFERSVYRTKVPETAPNGTVLFRVQASDPDEGSNGEIRYSLSXSTQAKLRHHFHVHPRNGEVRVAASLGPPETLLEAYIEARDEGAFGLASTTKLLVEVTDVNDHDPEVNLPTFSSPVSEDTAAGTVIALLSVRDEDLGPNGKVVCSMSTGGPFKLKASFDNNYSLLTDGPLDREQVSEYQVLITALDGGSPPLSTRRTLTVSVADVNDNTPNFPQPKQELLVAENNGPGASLGCVFAQDPDLGKNGVIFYELLDITSEGQAASNLVAVDSSSGAITAKISFDFEQLRECHFQVEAQDGGIPPRSETVTVNLFVVDRNDKPPVILFPLPRNGSVPVEIVPRSARTGHLVTKVVAEDADSGSNAWLSYHISQASDSSLFRISANMGELHTARLVLPTDAVKQRVVVVVQDHGDPSLSTSVTLGVLLSNCVPRVLPDFEDGWEKGGHPSAQNLYLVIALACISFLFLGCLLFFVSSKLSQIPRCCSQSCCRSPEELRYGSKMALNPCMTSATIDVTTVERLSQTYLCRASLGLGSDNNSLLLRGEYSAADLRNLASGIGLNVPISCIQIHNRKGDHVNVNAVVSKFYGI, from the exons atggtggGCTGGAGGGTGGCGGTTCTATGTTTGTGGGTCTCCTGCGGCTCTGCAGCGGGACAGCTCGAATACTCCGTGTCGGAGGAGACCGAACGGGGCGTAGCCGTAGGCAATGTTGCCCAGGACTTGAGGCTGTCAGCGGCCGCTCTGTCCTTGCGGAACTTTCGCTTCCTTTCCAGCCACGGCGAGCCCTACTTTGAGGTTGATCTGGCCAGCGGAAGCTTGGTGGTCAGAGAGCCGGCGGATCGCGAACGGCTGTGCGGGGACAAAGCTGCCTGCCTCCTGACCTATGAGCTGGTGCTGGAGGACCCGCTGGAGCTGCACAAGATTCACGTTCACGTCCTGGACACCAACGACAACTCGCTTCACTTCCCTGCCGGCGACGTGCAGTTGCACATTCCCGAGTTCC ATGCTGGAGCCCGTTTTACTCTCCCTAATGCCCAAGATGCCAACGAGGGAAGCAATGGGGTGCTAAGCTACAGCCTGAGCCCCAGCCAGCCCTTTCGCCTGGACATGGGGTCG GCGCGGGTCGACGGCAGCGAATACCCGGAATTGGTATTGGAGAAAGGGCTGGATCAGGAGCAGCGTGCCATCCACCGGCTGGTGCTCACCTCCTGGGACGGCGGGCCGCCGGCGCGCTCCGGAGACGCACAAGTCACCGTCGTCGTGGTGGACACAAACGACAGTGCACCTGTATTTGAGCGCTCAGTATACCGCACCAAGGTGCCAGAGACTGCACCCAACGGGACTGTGTTATTCCGAGTTCAAGCCTCGGACCCGGATGAAGGCTCCAATGGGGAAATCCGGTACTCCTTAA AAAGCACGCAGGCAAAGCTGCGACACCACTTTCACGTGCACCCTAGAAATGGGGAAGTGCGGGTAGCTGCTTCACTAGGTCCGCCTGAAACGCTGTTGGAGGCATACATCGAGGCGAGGGATGAAGGCGCCTTCGGTCTAGCCAGCACCACCAAACTGCTGGTGGAAGTGACCGATGTGAACGATCACGATCCCGAGGTGAACCTCCCCACTTTCTCCAGTCCAGTTTCCGAGGACACCGCCGCTGGCACAGTGATTGCTCTCCTTAGTGTAAGGGATGAGGACCTTGGTCCCAATGGTAAGGTCGTTTGTAGCATGTCCACTGGAGGCCCTTTTAAGCTGAAGGCTTCCTTTGACAACAACTACAGCTTGCTGACTGATGGGCCGTTGGACCGGGAGCAGGTCAGTGAATATCAGGTCCTGATCACCGCCTTAGATGGTGGCTCGCCCCCACTTAGCACCCGCAGGACACTGACTGTGTCAGTTGCTGATGTGAACGACAATACACCAAACTTTCCTCAACCGAAACAGGAACTTCTTGTGGCTGAAAACAATGGCCCTGGGGCCTCCCTAGGATGTGTGTTTGCCCAGGACCCAGATCTGGGGAAGAATGGCGTCATCTTTTATGAGCTGTTGGATATTACCTCTGAAGGGCAGGCAGCCTCTAACTTGGTGGCAGTAGATTCCTCCAGTGGGGCTATCACTGCCAAAATTTCCTTTGACTTTGAGCAGCTCAGGGAGTGTCACTTCCAAGTGGAAGCCCAGGATGGTGGCATTCCTCCCAGAAGTGAAACAGTGACTGTGAACTTGTTTGTGGTAGACAGGAACGACAAGCCTCCAGTCATCTTGTTTCCCTTGCCCAGAAATGGCTCTGTCCCAGTGGAAATTGTGCCCCGCTCTGCCAGAACAGGACACCTGGTCACAAAAGTGGTAGCAGAGGATGCAGACAGTGGCTCCAATGCTTGGCTTTCTTACCACATCTCTCAGGCTTCTGACTCGAGCCTTTTTAGAATTTCAGCCAATATGGGAGAGCTCCATACTGCTCGCTTAGTTCTTCCCACTGATGCAGTTAAACAGAGGGTGGTGGTAGTGGTTCAGGACCATGGAGACCCATCACTTTCCACCTCTGTCACACTGGGTGTTCTGTTGAGCAACTGTGTCCCTCGGGTCCTTCCAGACTTTGAAGATGGCTGGGAAAAAGGCGGGCACCCTTCTGCCCAGAACCTGTATTTAGTAATTGCCCTGGcctgtatttcctttttatttctggggTGCTTACTTTTCTTTGTGAGCAGCAAGTTGAGCCAGATCCCACGTTGTTGCTCTCAGAGCTGCTGTCGCTCTCCAGAGGAGTTGAGATATGGGAGCAAGATGGCTTTGAATCCTTGCATGACATCTGCCACAATAGATGTCACTACAGTCGAAAGACTTTCTCAGACCTACCTCTGTCGGGCCTCTCTGGGACTTGGTTCTGACAATAACAGTTTGCTGTTGCGTGGGGAATACAGTGCTGCTGACCTGAGAAATTTGGCCTCGGGGATAGGACTGAATGTGCCAATATCCTGTATTCAGATTCACAATAGGAAAGGGGATCATGTAAATGTCAATGCCGTGGTAAGCAAATTTTATGGGATTTGA